A window of the Natronomonas salina genome harbors these coding sequences:
- a CDS encoding TraM recognition domain-containing protein yields the protein MFERFMGTAASSSSSPTEESTEATPPAHCGDNYDISVQDTISIGEAPIITETEQEGTVAGPQVREMFEAAGEASQPPLWIGYDADTHRGFREAPIQFDALFRHLWITGATGYGKSTTLLNMMVQWAYAGYGFVYIDPKARDSRDLLRMLPRHRLDDVVWIEPGSTEHDRTIGLNFLELPECETRTARENEIENRIENLKAIFDTDEYWGVNMESITESMARAMMQSETPFSVIDMYFTLLNADRREDFARDVEDPYVREFCLEIAAMDDETVRPLLKRIKTWVENAVIRRIIAHRESTIDFSDIVANDRIVIVSTPVENTDIKKMVTLGVLRNLWSAIQQRSYEQEPPLDPYFVLCDEFDEIASENLDVESMLARARSMRLSVTLATQYPSQLAEPTRKAMLNNCDTLVTFSVNDVDDARLLMKRFRGYNAEDLISTDQYQVWTKLPLADGRYSDPVLLNTFPVYPPLRSADAVHDVIEQSLERYGTDPLTDADILQNLVYSDANEAVSVESLLAEAMAEAIRAVQLREGVRETNGWVDTPDVDAELMTRIEAFDTDVSATDVDPVDLPDVREASPLIEVDLDRERDTVVTRLSEDGNAAVTPATGDVQSAGGDDHDALLTDAERALTEQGFSVRLHEQDGRTQPDGTAVHPDYDTAFTIEAETTTPDRPAKVLRNLARAHHADRMPIFVVRPGDDATKWAARIENICSPPLRELADGSEQFYTCDEVVTFGGGATVQGGVTAVRPRTGDSNRTVWQRDDGDLVLSDGDTEFTRVPDVDSLSKDTVPAYYSYDRETERYTVYTPGETQQYESRDTFEDDWVSIKRPFLPSEQLPDRDYDLDSYLIVILPEDGSPLLYQNGSTYPFSECLDQGVLWPSDGDSSVPKRDAAEATDGTDAESVEEAPDQDTGQPVVDEQDSDAVEVFAAMYVRESEAAQILEDELFQAYLAWLEDTDIEGTTDKGWFTRKLGNVVDFEVDRVRDDGDRVRSYNGIDLTPDGHSLHDT from the coding sequence ATGTTTGAGCGGTTCATGGGAACCGCCGCTTCGTCGTCATCCTCACCGACAGAGGAGTCGACCGAAGCTACTCCACCGGCCCATTGTGGTGACAACTACGATATCTCGGTACAGGATACCATCTCGATCGGCGAGGCGCCCATCATCACCGAGACGGAGCAGGAGGGCACCGTCGCCGGCCCGCAGGTCCGCGAGATGTTCGAAGCAGCTGGCGAGGCATCCCAGCCCCCGCTCTGGATCGGATACGACGCGGACACGCATCGCGGGTTCCGTGAGGCACCCATCCAGTTCGACGCCCTGTTCCGCCATCTCTGGATCACGGGCGCAACGGGCTACGGGAAATCGACCACGCTACTCAATATGATGGTCCAGTGGGCATACGCCGGCTACGGATTCGTCTACATCGACCCGAAGGCCCGCGACTCCCGAGATCTGCTACGGATGCTACCGAGGCATCGCCTTGACGACGTCGTCTGGATCGAGCCCGGGAGCACTGAGCACGACCGAACGATCGGCCTCAACTTCCTCGAACTTCCCGAGTGCGAGACGCGAACGGCCCGTGAAAACGAGATCGAGAACCGCATCGAGAACCTGAAAGCAATCTTCGACACCGACGAGTACTGGGGCGTCAACATGGAGTCGATCACCGAGTCGATGGCTCGGGCGATGATGCAGTCCGAGACGCCGTTCTCGGTGATCGACATGTACTTCACGCTGCTGAACGCCGACCGCCGCGAGGACTTCGCACGCGACGTCGAGGACCCGTACGTCCGAGAGTTCTGTCTCGAGATCGCTGCGATGGACGACGAGACCGTTCGTCCGCTTCTGAAGCGCATCAAGACCTGGGTGGAGAACGCAGTCATCCGCCGTATCATCGCCCACCGCGAGAGCACCATCGATTTCAGCGACATCGTGGCCAACGACCGCATCGTGATCGTCAGCACGCCCGTCGAGAACACCGACATCAAGAAGATGGTCACGCTCGGCGTGCTACGGAACCTCTGGAGCGCCATCCAGCAGCGTTCCTACGAGCAGGAGCCACCACTCGACCCGTACTTCGTCCTGTGTGACGAGTTCGACGAGATCGCGAGCGAGAACCTCGATGTCGAATCGATGCTGGCTCGCGCTCGGTCGATGCGGCTCTCGGTGACCCTCGCTACGCAGTATCCCTCACAGCTCGCCGAGCCGACGCGGAAGGCGATGTTGAACAACTGTGATACCCTGGTGACCTTCTCGGTGAACGACGTCGACGACGCCCGGCTGCTGATGAAGCGATTCCGTGGCTACAACGCCGAGGACCTCATCTCAACAGACCAGTATCAGGTCTGGACGAAACTCCCGCTGGCGGACGGCCGGTACTCCGATCCCGTTCTGCTGAACACGTTCCCGGTGTATCCGCCACTCCGGTCTGCAGACGCCGTCCACGACGTCATCGAACAGAGCCTCGAGCGGTACGGGACTGACCCGTTAACGGACGCCGACATCCTCCAGAACCTCGTCTACAGCGACGCCAACGAAGCAGTGAGCGTCGAGTCGCTGCTTGCGGAGGCGATGGCCGAGGCGATTCGTGCCGTCCAGCTCCGCGAGGGCGTCCGTGAGACGAACGGCTGGGTGGACACCCCTGACGTCGACGCGGAACTCATGACTCGCATCGAAGCCTTCGACACGGATGTCTCAGCGACCGATGTCGACCCTGTCGACTTGCCGGACGTCCGTGAGGCATCGCCGCTCATCGAAGTTGACCTTGACCGAGAGCGGGACACCGTCGTCACGCGACTCTCCGAGGACGGCAACGCTGCGGTGACGCCGGCGACGGGTGACGTCCAGTCGGCCGGCGGTGACGACCACGACGCGTTACTCACAGACGCTGAACGGGCGCTCACCGAACAGGGATTCAGTGTCCGGCTGCACGAACAGGACGGCCGAACACAACCCGACGGTACCGCTGTCCATCCGGACTACGATACGGCGTTCACTATCGAGGCCGAGACCACGACGCCCGATCGCCCGGCGAAGGTCCTCCGGAACCTCGCTCGAGCACATCATGCCGATCGGATGCCTATCTTCGTGGTTCGACCAGGTGACGACGCGACGAAGTGGGCGGCCAGAATCGAGAACATCTGCTCCCCGCCGCTTCGTGAACTCGCCGACGGCTCCGAGCAATTCTACACCTGCGACGAGGTCGTGACGTTCGGTGGCGGGGCGACCGTGCAAGGCGGCGTGACAGCTGTCCGACCGCGAACCGGCGACTCCAACCGCACGGTCTGGCAGCGCGACGACGGCGACCTCGTGCTCTCGGACGGCGACACGGAGTTCACTCGCGTCCCCGACGTCGACTCGCTCTCGAAGGATACCGTGCCTGCCTATTACAGCTACGACCGAGAGACCGAACGGTACACCGTCTACACGCCCGGTGAGACACAACAGTACGAGTCCCGCGACACCTTCGAGGATGACTGGGTGTCGATCAAACGCCCGTTCCTCCCGAGTGAGCAACTACCCGATCGAGATTACGACCTGGATAGCTATCTCATCGTGATCCTCCCCGAGGACGGGTCGCCGCTCCTCTACCAGAACGGTTCGACCTATCCGTTCTCAGAGTGCCTCGATCAGGGCGTCCTCTGGCCCTCCGACGGTGATTCTTCTGTACCAAAGCGTGACGCAGCTGAAGCAACCGATGGAACGGATGCCGAATCCGTCGAGGAAGCCCCCGACCAAGACACCGGCCAGCCGGTAGTCGACGAGCAAGACAGTGATGCGGTCGAGGTATTCGCCGCGATGTACGTTCGCGAATCTGAGGCAGCACAAATTCTGGAGGATGAGCTGTTTCAGGCGTACCTCGCCTGGCTCGAGGACACCGACATCGAGGGCACGACGGACAAGGGCTGGTTCACACGGAAGCTCGGAAACGTCGTGGACTTCGAGGTTGATCGAGTCCGCGACGACGGCGACCGAGTCCGGTCGTACAAT
- a CDS encoding VirB4 family type IV secretion system protein, giving the protein MGDTPETPSPSEESMDETTRELRHATRVAPSGVRLESDVARTGDRWVKVLFVTGFPESASPGLLDRICTHPSADIDVTIHATPEDPRTSLVAFESAIKSLKVDHIEAQNQGSAKATVTERRIREHEAVYEQLQENAQRVLDIGIYLTIRGDSESQVENVASSIRTELQRQRLTTKTAAYRQADALVTGSPIAKDALEQTTPMLGQAAGALFPFAASTMIEESGVLYGYHASTNAPIYLDRFCRENGYNVLVAGEIGSGKSYDTKRLLLRRVAKDRDTGVVMIDPVGGFASLAASLEAEHYVIGGTRTINPLEIRPTPGHLLEDESLNPFTERISAVMDFFGSFFAYVGAPLGDRRQVLERCVREAYARHGITADPSTHTNESPVIGDVRSVLGNVARSPTTVLDGTEYSDGELEKWQQHAEDLRLNLEPFTSSGQFAFLNGQTEVDLTDSRVIYLDLQQFGGGSDDALAGLVMQPLYDAVYERLKAASGKTIVAIDEAHYLVEAPGSVEWLKRTTRHSRHLDLSLHFVTQELADFYNTEGAETFINQSSIKLLHRQGNLTPEHADALGLTDAQAAFVRDAVVGKEGLGFSTALLDVDEAGTYPLRVTALPEEEAIIDGDDTATTASDGTAGDSPSGFQPEAATDGGGSS; this is encoded by the coding sequence GTGGGAGACACTCCCGAAACACCGTCCCCATCGGAGGAATCAATGGATGAGACGACTCGAGAGCTTCGGCATGCGACGCGAGTGGCGCCGTCCGGCGTCCGTCTCGAGAGCGACGTTGCACGGACCGGCGACCGTTGGGTGAAGGTTCTCTTCGTTACCGGGTTCCCGGAGTCGGCCTCGCCCGGCTTACTCGACCGCATCTGCACCCATCCCAGCGCCGACATCGACGTCACGATCCACGCGACCCCGGAAGATCCACGAACGTCGCTCGTCGCCTTCGAGAGCGCCATCAAGTCCCTGAAGGTCGACCACATCGAGGCGCAGAACCAGGGGTCAGCGAAAGCAACCGTCACGGAGCGCCGGATCCGTGAGCACGAAGCGGTCTACGAGCAGCTCCAGGAGAACGCTCAACGCGTCCTCGATATCGGCATCTACCTGACAATCCGTGGCGACTCCGAATCACAGGTCGAGAACGTCGCCTCGAGTATCCGAACGGAACTGCAGCGGCAGCGCCTGACGACGAAGACGGCAGCCTACCGACAGGCGGATGCTCTCGTCACGGGGAGTCCCATCGCGAAGGACGCCCTCGAGCAGACGACGCCGATGCTTGGGCAGGCTGCCGGGGCGCTGTTCCCCTTCGCTGCCAGCACCATGATCGAGGAGAGTGGCGTCCTCTATGGGTATCACGCGTCGACGAACGCACCGATTTACCTGGACCGGTTCTGTCGCGAGAACGGGTACAACGTGCTCGTCGCGGGGGAGATCGGGTCCGGGAAATCCTACGACACGAAACGCCTCCTGCTGCGACGGGTGGCCAAGGACCGCGATACGGGCGTCGTGATGATCGACCCCGTCGGCGGCTTCGCGAGTCTCGCGGCCAGCCTCGAGGCAGAACACTACGTCATCGGCGGGACACGGACAATCAACCCACTGGAGATCCGACCGACGCCCGGCCATCTCCTCGAGGACGAATCCCTGAACCCGTTCACAGAGCGGATCAGTGCCGTCATGGACTTTTTCGGGTCGTTCTTCGCGTACGTCGGCGCACCCTTGGGCGACCGGCGGCAGGTTCTCGAACGATGCGTCCGCGAGGCGTACGCCAGGCACGGCATCACGGCCGATCCCTCGACGCATACCAATGAGAGTCCAGTTATCGGTGACGTCCGCTCGGTCCTGGGCAACGTCGCTCGCTCCCCGACGACGGTGCTCGACGGCACGGAGTACTCCGACGGGGAGCTCGAGAAGTGGCAACAGCACGCCGAGGACCTTCGCTTGAACCTCGAGCCGTTCACGAGTAGCGGCCAGTTCGCGTTCCTGAACGGTCAGACCGAGGTTGACCTTACGGACAGCCGCGTCATCTATCTCGACCTCCAGCAGTTCGGTGGCGGCTCTGACGACGCATTGGCTGGCCTCGTAATGCAGCCGCTGTACGATGCCGTCTACGAGCGTCTGAAAGCCGCCAGTGGGAAGACGATTGTCGCGATCGACGAGGCGCATTATCTCGTCGAGGCGCCAGGGAGCGTCGAGTGGTTGAAGCGGACGACACGGCACTCTCGCCACCTTGATCTCTCGCTGCACTTCGTGACCCAGGAACTCGCGGACTTCTACAACACGGAGGGTGCCGAGACGTTCATCAATCAGTCCTCGATCAAGCTCCTGCACCGACAAGGGAACCTCACGCCAGAGCACGCCGACGCGCTGGGCTTGACCGACGCCCAGGCCGCGTTCGTCAGAGACGCGGTCGTCGGGAAGGAGGGACTCGGGTTCAGTACCGCGCTACTCGACGTCGACGAGGCGGGTACCTATCCACTCCGCGTCACTGCGCTCCCTGAAGAGGAAGCGATCATCGACGGTGACGATACAGCAACGACTGCTTCGGACGGCACAGCTGGCGACTCACCGTCCGGGTTCCAACCTGAGGCGGCGACCGATGGAGGGGGATCTTCGTGA
- a CDS encoding Lrp/AsnC family transcriptional regulator, producing MELTDLDKMILDELHEGARTQGFLVDATGSPRYKVHERLQLLTAAGYIENIHENTALYEILSDPRDETG from the coding sequence ATGGAGCTCACTGACCTTGACAAAATGATTCTCGACGAGCTACATGAGGGAGCGCGGACCCAGGGCTTTCTCGTCGATGCCACCGGCTCGCCACGCTACAAGGTTCACGAACGGCTACAACTCCTCACCGCTGCCGGGTATATCGAGAACATCCACGAGAATACCGCCCTCTACGAGATTCTCTCAGATCCACGTGATGAAACGGGTTGA
- a CDS encoding DUF302 domain-containing protein: protein MSYTMDKQVEGDFGNIVEQTTAALEDEGFGVLCDIDVQQTFKEKLDEEYQQYRILGACNPELAHEALENELVLGALLPCNVIVYETDGDNIGVSAVDPEALLSVSDNSDLDPIAADVRDRFESVLNAL from the coding sequence ATGTCCTATACTATGGACAAACAGGTGGAGGGAGATTTCGGTAATATCGTCGAACAGACAACGGCTGCACTCGAAGACGAAGGCTTCGGAGTCCTCTGTGACATTGACGTCCAACAAACGTTCAAGGAGAAACTGGATGAAGAGTACCAGCAGTACCGTATTCTCGGGGCCTGTAATCCGGAACTAGCTCACGAAGCCCTCGAAAATGAACTGGTCTTGGGAGCGCTCCTTCCGTGTAACGTTATCGTATACGAAACAGATGGTGACAATATCGGAGTAAGCGCCGTCGACCCCGAAGCACTCCTCTCCGTCTCGGATAACTCCGACCTGGATCCGATTGCCGCAGACGTCCGCGACCGCTTCGAGTCCGTTCTGAACGCACTGTAA
- a CDS encoding DsbA family protein codes for MASSSESNDQEYTPSDSHADDGTSGFGIELAGRPIAGDTDAPIDIYYWTDYLCPFCKEFETETLPKLGSNHIETGDVRLVTLFYPNIGEYSMPSAVWGRCVWQQVVDSGPGAFWKWHSAAFDAQAGDGHDWADEETFRQITEETNAVAVSDVDACRNSRGEAVRESINDDLDAGVAANIQGTPGFVLYNRETDTAGKLVGAHPYENFSKAIEQVRDA; via the coding sequence ATGGCCTCCAGTTCAGAGTCGAACGACCAGGAGTACACTCCCAGCGACTCCCATGCTGACGACGGGACGAGTGGCTTCGGCATCGAACTCGCCGGCCGGCCGATTGCGGGGGACACCGACGCTCCCATCGACATCTACTATTGGACGGATTATCTGTGCCCATTCTGCAAGGAGTTCGAGACAGAGACACTGCCGAAGCTTGGGTCAAACCACATCGAAACTGGTGACGTGAGACTCGTCACGCTCTTCTATCCCAACATCGGTGAGTACTCCATGCCGTCCGCCGTCTGGGGTCGGTGTGTCTGGCAACAAGTGGTCGATTCGGGCCCAGGTGCGTTCTGGAAGTGGCACAGTGCGGCCTTCGACGCACAGGCGGGGGACGGACACGACTGGGCCGACGAGGAGACGTTCAGGCAGATTACCGAAGAGACGAACGCAGTCGCGGTCTCCGACGTCGATGCCTGTCGTAATAGTCGCGGTGAGGCAGTTCGAGAGAGCATCAACGATGACCTCGATGCAGGCGTGGCGGCCAATATTCAGGGGACCCCCGGGTTCGTACTCTACAACCGTGAGACAGATACCGCTGGAAAGCTGGTCGGTGCTCACCCGTACGAGAACTTCTCGAAGGCGATAGAGCAGGTGAGAGACGCGTGA
- a CDS encoding DUF7521 family protein — MIETSLMLAKLFTFALSLVVAYLAYHGYRRSGSEPMLYVAAGFVFIGGGAICEGLIYTLFGTSILSAGLIQAVIVSTGMILMLISLTKSTSSA; from the coding sequence ATGATTGAGACGTCACTGATGCTCGCGAAACTGTTTACGTTCGCGCTGAGCCTCGTCGTCGCGTATCTGGCGTACCACGGTTACAGACGAAGCGGCAGCGAGCCGATGCTCTACGTGGCAGCTGGGTTCGTCTTCATCGGCGGCGGGGCAATATGTGAGGGTCTCATCTACACGCTCTTCGGAACGTCGATACTCTCGGCAGGACTCATCCAGGCCGTGATTGTCTCTACAGGTATGATCCTCATGCTCATCTCGCTGACGAAGTCGACGTCGAGCGCCTGA
- a CDS encoding ArsR/SmtB family transcription factor has protein sequence MADDYARRILVAADRKPMTAKDLSEACDASLTTVYRRVSMLQNQGLIEEHRTVGDDGSHRSVFETALEGLHVELSGGSLELTLETRDELADSFTGLWSDMRGDS, from the coding sequence ATGGCGGACGATTACGCGCGACGGATCCTCGTCGCTGCCGACCGGAAGCCGATGACCGCGAAGGATCTCAGCGAGGCGTGCGACGCGTCGCTGACGACGGTCTACCGGCGAGTCTCGATGTTACAGAACCAGGGGCTCATCGAGGAACACCGTACGGTCGGTGACGATGGATCTCACCGGAGCGTCTTCGAGACTGCACTCGAGGGGTTGCACGTCGAGCTGTCCGGTGGCTCGCTCGAACTGACGCTGGAAACGCGCGACGAACTCGCTGACAGCTTCACCGGCCTCTGGAGCGATATGAGGGGTGACTCATGA
- a CDS encoding carbamoyltransferase family protein has translation MTNYRLAFKPAIGLYGQHDPSAVLFEDSTPVFGVEEERYTREKHATETFPEQAIQACLDHRGLELQDIDRILLPYEPQLRGEITPKYVIDALRAPGLARKLSALEQTVVSEIRSRFLPTRQIENRLRRIGEPLPPIETVAHHRCHAASAFHPSGFDEAVVLTVDAKGEYDATVVWQADGDGLERIRTYEHPNSLGLFFAVVTEYLGYRMFNGEGKVMGLAPYGDDNPEIERTLRGVIETGVDYDVTDLTQRWGTGHGVSMLEKAFGRARNETPGEFGQWEKDLAHTAQKLIEETVVAIVTDAVELLDTSNVALAGGVALNCKLNQCVREAAVVDDMFVQPVAHDAGLALGAGWSRYEPGAVDRQTDVYFGPSYESEDIQSTLETNKIEYAEPDDLERYVAERLADGALVGWFQGRMEMGPRALGARSILADPRSIDSRDRVNRFVKHREEWRPFAPSMLESAAAEYLVDGRPAPFMIDAYDVADEKTDELAAVLHPADDSTRPQTVRADQHPRYHRLISEFADITGVPVVLNTSFNDHAEPIVRTPTQAIKDFYGMGLDVLALEDVVVEKEPTSSKQRRYDAEAESLRHAGRT, from the coding sequence ATGACTAATTATCGACTCGCATTCAAACCCGCGATCGGCCTCTACGGCCAACACGATCCGAGTGCCGTCCTCTTCGAAGATTCGACCCCCGTTTTCGGCGTCGAAGAGGAACGGTACACTCGGGAGAAACATGCAACCGAGACGTTCCCCGAACAGGCGATTCAGGCGTGTCTCGATCACAGAGGCCTCGAACTCCAGGATATCGACAGGATTCTCCTCCCGTACGAACCTCAGCTCCGGGGGGAGATCACCCCGAAATACGTCATCGACGCGCTTCGGGCGCCCGGACTGGCTCGGAAACTCTCCGCACTGGAACAGACGGTCGTCTCCGAGATCCGGAGCCGGTTTCTCCCGACGCGGCAGATCGAAAACCGCCTCAGGAGGATCGGCGAGCCGCTCCCGCCGATCGAGACGGTCGCCCACCACAGGTGCCACGCAGCGAGTGCGTTCCACCCCTCCGGCTTCGACGAGGCCGTCGTCCTCACGGTGGACGCAAAGGGCGAGTACGACGCGACAGTCGTCTGGCAAGCCGATGGGGACGGACTGGAACGAATCCGGACCTACGAACACCCCAACAGCCTCGGACTGTTCTTCGCCGTCGTAACGGAGTACCTCGGCTACCGGATGTTCAACGGCGAGGGGAAGGTGATGGGTCTCGCCCCGTACGGCGACGACAATCCCGAAATCGAACGCACCCTCCGAGGGGTAATCGAGACGGGCGTCGACTACGACGTGACCGACCTCACGCAGCGCTGGGGTACCGGTCACGGCGTTTCGATGCTCGAAAAGGCGTTCGGTCGCGCCCGGAACGAGACGCCCGGCGAGTTCGGCCAGTGGGAGAAAGACCTCGCCCACACGGCACAGAAACTGATTGAAGAGACCGTCGTCGCCATCGTCACGGATGCAGTCGAGCTGCTCGACACCAGCAACGTCGCCCTCGCAGGCGGTGTCGCGCTCAACTGCAAACTCAATCAGTGCGTCCGCGAGGCCGCAGTCGTCGACGACATGTTCGTCCAGCCAGTCGCCCACGACGCCGGCCTCGCGCTCGGCGCCGGGTGGTCGCGGTACGAACCGGGGGCCGTCGATAGACAGACGGACGTGTATTTCGGACCCAGCTACGAGAGCGAGGACATCCAGTCGACGCTCGAGACGAACAAGATCGAGTACGCGGAGCCGGACGACCTGGAGCGGTACGTCGCCGAACGGCTGGCCGACGGCGCCCTCGTCGGCTGGTTCCAGGGCCGGATGGAGATGGGCCCGCGGGCACTCGGCGCCCGGAGCATCCTCGCCGACCCTCGTTCCATCGACTCCCGCGACCGCGTCAACCGGTTCGTCAAGCACCGTGAGGAGTGGCGGCCGTTCGCGCCGTCGATGCTCGAGTCGGCCGCCGCAGAGTACCTCGTCGACGGACGGCCGGCACCGTTCATGATCGACGCGTACGACGTCGCCGACGAGAAGACCGACGAGCTGGCGGCGGTTCTCCATCCGGCCGACGACTCGACGCGACCGCAGACTGTCCGTGCCGACCAACACCCGCGGTATCACCGGCTCATCTCGGAGTTCGCCGACATCACGGGCGTGCCCGTCGTCCTCAACACGTCATTCAACGATCACGCCGAACCGATCGTCCGGACGCCGACGCAGGCGATCAAGGACTTCTACGGGATGGGACTGGACGTGCTCGCACTCGAGGATGTCGTCGTCGAGAAGGAGCCCACGTCGTCGAAACAGCGGCGTTACGACGCCGAAGCAGAGTCGCTACGACACGCAGGTCGGACATGA